The Oxalobacteraceae bacterium OTU3CINTB1 genome includes a window with the following:
- a CDS encoding M48 family metallopeptidase, producing MELVYKNEKALFGIMLAVSLAVWTGLLAATMGVALAYLLIYLLLFFITYCFAQSALVSWLKGTGVRITPEQFPDLRERIDACCRRLGLENAPEAYLLQMGGSFSAFATRFLGKNFIVLYSDIVDALEERPDAINFYIGHEIGHLKRHHLRWSALLAPASCVPLLGAAYARAREYTCDRHGFHACDDLDSAQVGLAALAAGGKRWRQLSTAGYAAQAQQSSGFWMSFHELVGDYPWLVKRMAVMRGLAGGSEVEQPGRHGWAYLMALFVPRLGVGGAGSLLAVLALGGVLAAVALPAYQDYATRARMAQAVGVGQDATAAVERYFYAHGSGPATLEQAGYAMADPNHVVQSITVDAANGAVHVFPADLNYRGKAIAFTPSLDENKRVAWRCGSDAIPARLLPADCRE from the coding sequence ATGGAATTGGTTTATAAGAACGAAAAAGCGTTGTTCGGCATCATGCTGGCCGTCTCGCTTGCCGTTTGGACCGGCCTGCTGGCGGCGACCATGGGCGTGGCGCTGGCCTATTTACTGATTTACCTGCTGCTGTTCTTCATTACCTACTGTTTCGCGCAATCGGCGCTGGTGTCCTGGCTCAAGGGCACGGGCGTGCGCATCACCCCCGAGCAATTCCCCGACCTGCGCGAGCGCATCGACGCCTGCTGCCGGCGCCTCGGGCTGGAGAACGCGCCGGAGGCGTACCTGCTGCAAATGGGCGGCAGCTTCAGCGCCTTCGCCACGCGCTTTCTCGGCAAAAACTTCATCGTGCTGTATTCGGACATCGTCGATGCGCTGGAGGAGCGCCCGGACGCGATCAACTTCTACATCGGCCACGAAATCGGCCACCTCAAGCGCCACCACCTGCGCTGGTCGGCGTTGCTGGCGCCGGCGTCCTGCGTGCCGCTGCTGGGCGCGGCCTACGCCCGCGCGCGCGAATACACGTGCGACCGCCACGGTTTCCATGCCTGCGACGACCTCGACAGCGCACAAGTAGGCCTGGCGGCGCTGGCGGCCGGCGGCAAGCGCTGGCGCCAGCTCAGCACGGCCGGTTACGCCGCGCAGGCGCAGCAGTCGTCCGGCTTCTGGATGTCGTTCCACGAACTGGTCGGCGACTATCCGTGGCTGGTCAAGCGCATGGCGGTGATGCGCGGGCTGGCCGGCGGCAGCGAGGTCGAGCAGCCCGGCCGCCACGGCTGGGCCTATTTGATGGCGCTGTTCGTGCCGCGGCTCGGTGTCGGCGGCGCCGGTTCGCTGCTGGCGGTGCTGGCGCTGGGCGGCGTGCTGGCGGCGGTGGCGCTGCCCGCCTACCAGGACTACGCCACGCGCGCGCGCATGGCGCAGGCGGTCGGCGTCGGCCAGGACGCGACGGCGGCGGTGGAGCGCTACTTCTACGCCCACGGCAGCGGCCCGGCCACCCTGGAGCAGGCCGGCTACGCGATGGCCGACCCCAACCACGTGGTGCAGAGCATCACGGTCGATGCCGCCAATGGCGCGGTGCACGTGTTCCCGGCCGACTTGAATTATCGCGGCAAGGCTATTGCGTTCACGCCGAGCCTGGATGAGAATAAGCGCGTGGCCTGGCGCTGCGGCAGCGACGCCATCCCGGCCCGGCTGCTGCCGGCCGACTGCCGCGAGTAG
- the pnuC gene encoding nicotinamide riboside transporter PnuC, which produces MITPLEVAANAVMALSIVLAGRNNVHSWWLGVIGCSMFAALFYTSRLYADVALQAFFIVTCLIGWRQWVAGGGGAALPISRARPLLVGSMAVAGLAATAAYGLMLQAWTDAYAPFIDSAVLMFSIIAQLLLMGRRLQTWPFWLLVNTVSVPLYASRGLYLTAALYAAYWLNALASWFFWRRQMRGQEATAQLNA; this is translated from the coding sequence TTGATCACACCGCTGGAAGTCGCCGCCAATGCCGTCATGGCGCTCTCCATCGTACTTGCCGGCCGCAACAATGTGCATTCGTGGTGGCTGGGCGTGATCGGCTGTTCGATGTTCGCGGCGTTGTTCTACACCTCCAGGCTGTACGCCGACGTCGCCCTGCAGGCCTTTTTCATCGTCACCTGCCTGATCGGCTGGCGCCAGTGGGTGGCCGGCGGCGGCGGCGCCGCGCTGCCGATTTCCAGGGCGCGTCCGTTGCTGGTGGGCTCGATGGCGGTGGCCGGCCTGGCCGCCACCGCCGCCTATGGCCTGATGCTGCAAGCGTGGACCGACGCCTACGCGCCGTTCATCGACTCGGCCGTGCTGATGTTCAGCATCATCGCGCAACTGCTGCTGATGGGGCGGCGGTTGCAAACCTGGCCGTTCTGGCTGCTGGTCAACACCGTCTCCGTTCCGCTGTACGCCAGCCGTGGCCTGTACCTGACCGCCGCGCTGTACGCAGCCTACTGGCTCAACGCGCTGGCGTCTTGGTTTTTCTGGCGCCGGCAGATGCGCGGCCAAGAGGCAACGGCGCAACTAAACGCGTAG
- a CDS encoding methyl-accepting chemotaxis protein, with product MQWFYDLKIGKKLILAFAVVIALTCFLGLFSINQLVKVNQASTDIATNWMPAVRYLGQMQTSMSRYRISESTHILLSEEADMAATEKSMATRLETLGKQQASYAALVSEPEEKRIYAELQKTLEAYQAESKKLTALSRAGQKDEARVLFRGASNKVFRQVNEQLDALVKINDDGSMAADTSAAETFSLARKLILGTLGALIVISLLLATTVSRAVAAPLQEAVVIARRVAEGDLTGHIVSSSKDETGQLMLSLKAMNDSLLRVVGEVRGGTDTIATASAQIASGNLDLSSRTEEQASSLEETASAMEELTSTVKQNADNARQANQLAQSASGTATDGGQVVGEVIATMEAISAASRKIVDIISVIDGIAFQTNILALNAAVEAARAGEQGRGFAVVASEVRNLAQRSAAAAKEIKQLIDDSVTQVDSGTALVQRAGTTMSEVVSSVRRVSDVVAEISAASHEQSTGIEEVNRAITQMDEVTQQNAALVEEAAAAAGSLQEQAANLAAVVSVFRLR from the coding sequence ATGCAATGGTTCTATGATCTCAAGATAGGCAAGAAGTTAATTCTGGCGTTCGCCGTGGTGATCGCGCTGACCTGCTTCCTGGGCCTGTTCTCGATCAACCAGCTGGTCAAGGTCAACCAGGCTTCCACCGATATCGCCACCAACTGGATGCCGGCCGTGCGCTACCTGGGCCAGATGCAAACGTCGATGTCGCGCTACCGCATCTCCGAATCGACCCACATCCTGCTGTCCGAGGAGGCCGACATGGCGGCCACCGAGAAATCGATGGCGACCCGCCTCGAGACGCTGGGCAAGCAACAGGCCTCGTACGCGGCGCTGGTGTCGGAGCCGGAGGAAAAACGCATCTATGCCGAGTTGCAGAAAACCTTGGAGGCCTACCAGGCCGAAAGCAAGAAACTGACGGCGCTGTCGCGCGCCGGCCAGAAGGACGAGGCGCGGGTGCTGTTCCGCGGCGCCTCCAACAAGGTGTTCCGCCAGGTCAACGAGCAGCTTGACGCGCTGGTCAAGATCAACGACGACGGCAGCATGGCGGCCGACACGTCGGCTGCGGAGACGTTCTCGCTGGCCCGCAAGCTGATCCTGGGCACGCTGGGCGCGCTGATCGTCATCAGCCTGCTGCTGGCGACGACCGTCTCGCGCGCCGTCGCCGCGCCGCTGCAGGAGGCGGTGGTGATCGCCCGCCGCGTGGCCGAGGGCGACCTGACCGGCCACATCGTCAGCAGCAGCAAGGACGAGACGGGGCAATTGATGTTGTCCCTCAAAGCCATGAACGACAGCCTGTTGCGGGTGGTGGGCGAGGTGCGCGGCGGCACCGATACCATCGCCACCGCCTCGGCGCAGATCGCCAGCGGCAACCTCGACCTGTCGAGCCGCACCGAGGAACAGGCCAGCTCGCTGGAAGAGACCGCCTCGGCGATGGAGGAGCTGACCTCGACCGTCAAGCAGAACGCCGACAACGCCCGCCAGGCCAACCAGCTGGCGCAATCGGCGTCCGGCACGGCCACCGACGGCGGCCAGGTGGTGGGCGAGGTGATCGCGACCATGGAGGCCATCAGCGCGGCCTCGCGCAAGATCGTCGACATTATTTCCGTCATTGACGGCATCGCCTTCCAGACCAACATTTTGGCGCTCAACGCCGCCGTCGAGGCGGCGCGCGCCGGCGAGCAGGGGCGCGGTTTCGCGGTGGTCGCCAGCGAGGTGCGCAACCTGGCCCAGCGCAGCGCGGCGGCGGCCAAGGAGATCAAGCAGCTGATCGACGATTCGGTGACCCAGGTCGACAGCGGCACGGCGCTGGTGCAGCGCGCCGGCACGACGATGAGCGAGGTGGTGTCGAGCGTGCGCCGCGTCAGCGACGTGGTGGCCGAGATCTCGGCCGCCAGCCACGAGCAGAGCACCGGCATCGAGGAGGTCAACCGCGCCATCACGCAGATGGACGAGGTGACCCAGCAGAACGCCGCGCTGGTGGAGGAGGCCGCCGCCGCCGCCGGGTCGTTGCAGGAGCAGGCCGCCAACCTGGCGGCGGTGGTCAGCGTGTTCCGGCTGCGCTAA
- a CDS encoding response regulator, whose translation MPTSDSTQRKILIVDDSAFEQRVLVDLLSELPYKVSVAFNGLQGYQLALANQPDLILLDVRMPNMDGYTACRLLKANPVTQDIPVIFLSGADADEERIMGLSIGGVDYVSKPFSPGELAARIQVHLNLARRVSDRGQQASNDAEAGSGDAGSAADSDPDAVIVAAVKRLIDDNLATLPGLAEIARSVGTYREKLSQIFREQTGMTVFAFIRDARIRRGEELLRDTDMDVQDIALLIGFNNAGNFATAFRERTGITPSAFRTSNHQRKTPHS comes from the coding sequence ATGCCGACCAGTGACAGTACGCAGCGCAAAATCCTCATCGTGGATGACTCCGCGTTCGAGCAGCGCGTGCTGGTCGATCTCCTTAGCGAGCTGCCCTACAAGGTGTCGGTGGCCTTCAACGGGCTGCAGGGCTACCAGCTGGCGCTGGCCAATCAACCGGACCTGATCCTGCTCGACGTGCGCATGCCCAATATGGACGGCTACACGGCGTGCAGGTTGCTCAAAGCCAACCCTGTGACGCAGGACATTCCGGTGATCTTCCTGAGCGGCGCCGACGCGGACGAGGAGCGCATCATGGGCCTGTCGATCGGCGGCGTGGACTATGTATCCAAGCCGTTTTCGCCGGGCGAGCTGGCGGCCCGCATCCAGGTGCACCTGAACCTGGCGCGCCGGGTCAGCGACCGTGGCCAGCAAGCCTCCAACGATGCCGAAGCAGGCTCCGGCGACGCTGGAAGCGCCGCCGACAGCGATCCGGACGCGGTCATCGTGGCCGCCGTCAAGCGCCTGATCGACGACAACCTGGCCACCCTGCCGGGGCTGGCGGAGATCGCGCGCAGCGTCGGCACCTACCGTGAAAAATTGTCGCAAATCTTCCGCGAGCAAACCGGCATGACGGTGTTCGCCTTCATCCGCGACGCGCGCATCCGGCGCGGCGAGGAATTGTTGCGCGATACCGACATGGATGTGCAGGACATCGCGCTGCTGATCGGATTTAACAATGCGGGTAATTTCGCCACCGCCTTCCGCGAGCGCACCGGCATCACGCCGAGCGCCTTCCGCACCTCCAACCACCAAAGAAAAACGCCGCACTCCTGA
- a CDS encoding spore coat U domain-containing protein translates to MAAALAATTPVADAAVYVNGSKTSNFDVTMKIIADCTIASNALDFGQSQGVLATSVSVNTTLSVTCTNTTLYNVGLNAGTGTGSTTAARVMSGTGANTSTVAFNLYQAAGATNWGNSQGTDTRSGTGTGSAQTLTVYGVVPAQATPQPDTYKSTITATVYF, encoded by the coding sequence ATGGCGGCGGCGCTGGCCGCCACCACGCCGGTGGCCGACGCGGCCGTCTATGTCAACGGCAGCAAAACCAGCAACTTCGACGTGACGATGAAAATCATCGCCGACTGCACCATCGCCTCCAACGCGCTCGACTTCGGCCAGTCGCAGGGCGTGCTGGCGACGTCGGTGTCGGTCAACACCACGCTCAGCGTCACCTGCACCAACACCACGCTGTACAACGTGGGCCTGAACGCCGGCACCGGCACCGGTTCGACCACCGCCGCGCGCGTGATGAGCGGCACCGGCGCCAACACCAGCACCGTCGCCTTCAACCTGTACCAGGCGGCCGGCGCCACCAACTGGGGCAACTCGCAGGGTACCGACACCCGTTCGGGCACCGGCACCGGCAGTGCGCAGACGCTCACCGTGTATGGCGTGGTGCCGGCCCAGGCGACGCCGCAGCCGGATACCTATAAATCGACGATCACCGCCACCGTGTATTTCTAA
- a CDS encoding fimbria/pilus periplasmic chaperone, with the protein MIVLRAGQGATGITMQNLGESPVYGQVRVYQWEQKDGDDLLTPTQEVVASPPILQIGPKSSQIIRLVRRSQQLPSSELCYRILIDEIPPEGGGPAAGVDIRLRYSVPMFVLPADERAAPSLAWSVFKKDGNWMLRVKNSGNQRAQIGALELRNAAGGQFVIAPGLFGYVLAGREREWRLPTPAEADLRGALAVKANINARPVSDSATGRLD; encoded by the coding sequence ATGATTGTTTTGCGTGCCGGCCAGGGTGCCACCGGCATCACCATGCAAAACCTGGGCGAGAGCCCGGTGTATGGCCAGGTCAGGGTGTATCAGTGGGAGCAGAAGGACGGCGACGACCTCCTGACGCCGACCCAGGAAGTGGTAGCGAGTCCCCCAATTCTACAGATCGGGCCCAAGAGCAGCCAGATCATTCGCCTGGTGCGACGTAGCCAGCAACTCCCAAGCAGCGAGTTGTGCTACCGGATTTTGATCGACGAGATTCCGCCCGAGGGCGGCGGCCCGGCGGCCGGCGTGGATATCCGCCTGCGCTATTCGGTGCCGATGTTTGTGTTGCCGGCCGACGAGCGCGCCGCGCCGTCGCTGGCGTGGAGCGTGTTCAAGAAGGACGGCAACTGGATGTTGCGGGTGAAAAACAGCGGCAACCAGCGCGCGCAGATCGGCGCGCTGGAGCTGCGCAACGCCGCCGGCGGCCAGTTCGTCATCGCCCCGGGCCTGTTCGGCTATGTGCTGGCCGGGCGCGAGCGTGAGTGGCGCCTGCCGACGCCGGCCGAAGCGGACCTGCGCGGCGCGCTGGCCGTCAAGGCCAACATCAACGCCCGGCCCGTCAGCGATAGCGCCACCGGACGGCTGGACTGA
- a CDS encoding fimbria/pilus outer membrane usher protein produces MWGRLICLSLMALNLATAALAQAPPPPPVEEELFLEVELNGEPTGLILRFTRGTTTGLRSSVQNLRDLELDPRLFGVEGRDQFDLDDIKGLRYSYDAARQSIALRVDDTLRAPVALSGRTVRVAGPAAVTPGLVLTYDAFGRLDRERGVSVANEVRYFNDSGVFTSTGVYNAGATGTGPRFIRLDSAWVRSDPVTLETWQVGDLISSSLPWSRSLRMGGVQWRKSFDLRPDLLTFPVASLAGSAVVPSAVSLYVNGVRQVETAVPSGPFVINQVAGINGAGQATLVTRDTAGRAVTTTVPLYVDTRLLAVGLTDYSVELGVLRRDYSTRSFGYARVPAVSGSLRHGVSDSLTVEGHGELGRDVVNGGAGAMLRLGQAGVVRASLAASGGRRNDSGSGRGLQAGLGYQYLSGRFSIDAETLRASAGYSDLATADSGAGARANDRINLNLALFPGHSVGVSLVSLRAPSLPPARIAALSYSATLGAGFYLSVSAFRDLRDAAARGLFFSLSASFGDRIAANASAGRQNGVRSRIVTVGRSADYAGGFGWGLQSLESNGAPLRQGQLTYLGGYGQVGALVQQNGDNRSASLSAAGSLVVMDGGVHAARQVGAGFALVSTDGVGGVPVLQENRVIGRTGAGGYLLVPNLNPYLINQVGIDTGALPLDARIPVSRREVVPARQSGVLARFPVETYAAASVIVHGADGKPVAAGAQVLHVESGASTLVGFDGVAFIDNLAPLNHLRLTVDGVPCIVEFAYEAVKGRAMPTLGPFTCRGVQ; encoded by the coding sequence ATGTGGGGACGGCTGATCTGCCTGTCTCTGATGGCCCTGAACCTGGCGACGGCCGCGCTGGCGCAAGCACCGCCGCCGCCGCCGGTGGAAGAGGAACTTTTTTTGGAGGTGGAATTGAACGGCGAACCGACCGGACTGATACTGCGCTTTACCCGTGGCACCACCACGGGCTTGCGCAGCAGCGTGCAGAACCTGCGCGACCTGGAGCTCGACCCCCGCCTGTTCGGGGTCGAGGGCCGGGATCAGTTCGACCTCGACGACATCAAGGGCCTGCGCTACAGCTACGACGCGGCGCGCCAGTCGATCGCGCTGCGCGTCGACGACACGCTGCGCGCGCCGGTGGCGCTATCCGGGCGCACCGTGCGCGTGGCCGGCCCGGCCGCCGTCACGCCGGGGCTGGTGCTCACCTATGACGCCTTCGGCCGGCTCGACCGCGAGCGCGGCGTCTCGGTCGCCAACGAGGTGCGCTACTTCAACGACAGCGGCGTCTTCACCAGCACCGGCGTCTACAACGCCGGCGCCACCGGCACCGGTCCGCGCTTCATCCGCCTCGACAGCGCCTGGGTGCGCTCCGACCCGGTGACCCTGGAAACCTGGCAGGTGGGCGACCTGATCTCGTCGTCGCTGCCGTGGAGCCGTTCGCTGCGCATGGGCGGCGTCCAGTGGCGCAAGAGCTTCGACCTGCGGCCCGACCTGCTGACCTTCCCGGTCGCCAGTTTGGCCGGCTCGGCCGTGGTGCCGAGCGCCGTCAGCCTGTACGTCAACGGCGTGCGCCAGGTCGAGACGGCCGTGCCGTCGGGCCCGTTCGTGATCAACCAGGTGGCCGGCATCAACGGCGCCGGCCAGGCCACGCTGGTCACGCGCGACACCGCCGGGCGCGCGGTCACCACCACCGTACCTTTATATGTCGACACGCGCCTGCTGGCGGTCGGCCTGACCGATTATTCGGTCGAGCTGGGCGTGCTGCGGCGCGACTACAGCACCCGCTCGTTCGGCTACGCGCGCGTGCCGGCCGTCAGCGGCTCGCTGCGCCACGGCGTGAGCGACAGCCTGACCGTCGAGGGCCACGGCGAGCTGGGGCGCGATGTCGTCAACGGCGGCGCCGGCGCCATGCTGCGCCTCGGCCAGGCCGGCGTGGTGCGCGCCTCGCTGGCCGCCAGCGGCGGGCGGCGCAACGACAGCGGCAGCGGACGCGGCCTCCAGGCCGGCCTGGGCTACCAATATCTGAGCGGGCGCTTCAGCATCGACGCCGAGACCCTGCGCGCCAGCGCCGGCTACAGCGACCTGGCCACCGCCGACAGCGGCGCCGGCGCCCGCGCCAACGACCGCATCAACCTGAATCTGGCGCTGTTCCCCGGCCACAGCGTCGGCGTCAGCCTGGTAAGCCTGCGCGCGCCGTCGCTGCCGCCGGCGCGCATCGCCGCGCTGTCGTATTCGGCCACCCTGGGCGCCGGCTTCTACCTGAGCGTGAGCGCCTTCCGCGACCTGCGCGACGCCGCCGCGCGCGGCCTGTTCTTCAGCCTGAGCGCCTCGTTCGGCGACCGCATCGCCGCCAACGCCAGCGCCGGCCGCCAGAACGGCGTGCGCAGCCGCATCGTCACGGTGGGCCGCTCGGCCGACTACGCCGGCGGGTTCGGCTGGGGTCTGCAGTCGCTCGAGAGCAACGGCGCGCCGCTGCGCCAGGGCCAACTGACGTATCTGGGCGGCTACGGCCAGGTCGGCGCGCTGGTGCAGCAAAACGGCGACAACCGCAGCGCCTCGCTCAGCGCGGCCGGTTCGCTGGTGGTGATGGACGGCGGCGTGCACGCGGCGCGCCAGGTCGGCGCCGGCTTTGCGCTGGTGTCGACCGACGGCGTCGGCGGCGTGCCGGTGCTGCAGGAGAACCGGGTGATCGGCCGCACCGGCGCCGGCGGCTATTTGCTGGTGCCCAACCTCAATCCCTACCTGATCAACCAGGTCGGCATCGACACCGGCGCGCTGCCGCTCGACGCCCGCATTCCGGTCTCCCGCCGCGAGGTGGTGCCGGCGCGCCAGTCCGGCGTGCTGGCGCGCTTCCCGGTCGAGACCTACGCGGCGGCCAGCGTGATCGTGCACGGCGCCGACGGCAAGCCGGTCGCCGCCGGCGCGCAGGTGCTGCATGTCGAGAGCGGCGCGTCCACCCTGGTCGGCTTCGACGGCGTCGCCTTCATCGACAACCTGGCGCCGCTGAACCATTTGCGGCTGACCGTCGACGGCGTGCCATGCATCGTCGAGTTCGCGTACGAGGCGGTCAAGGGCCGGGCCATGCCGACCCTGGGCCCCTTCACTTGCCGGGGTGTGCAATGA
- a CDS encoding spore coat U domain-containing protein, translating to MTARRLAPWVGLPLALLCAHARADNCTIAPQNIVFPSVSSISSVPVYASATFKVTCTWTDFLGNLLTPNVTVCLYLGAGSNSSSTVTSTRQVGNGAMRANYNIYTDATYAPARIWGGWVGTDTPTPITFTLTKSGGLGTLEQNVTLYGRLAADATLAALAVGPNDLTFTSDFGAGNGLMQYIFFLLPATGCALGPTLPIVFQVRAAVINDCNINVGNLAFPNSSLLNSNVRTTSTMSVQCSKSTPYRVALSAGTYGAATTARRMRNVSTTELLSYQISNTLDGASWGDGSGGTTIVSGTGTGGTQTQTVYGLVPPQSTPSPGDYKDTVTATVVF from the coding sequence ATGACGGCGCGGCGGCTGGCGCCGTGGGTAGGCCTGCCGCTGGCGCTGCTGTGCGCCCACGCGCGCGCCGACAACTGCACCATCGCGCCGCAAAACATAGTCTTCCCCAGCGTCAGCTCCATCTCCAGTGTCCCCGTCTACGCCTCGGCCACGTTCAAGGTCACCTGCACCTGGACCGACTTCCTGGGCAACCTGCTGACGCCGAACGTGACCGTGTGCCTGTACCTGGGCGCCGGCAGCAACTCGTCGTCGACGGTGACGAGCACGCGCCAGGTCGGCAACGGCGCCATGCGCGCCAACTACAACATTTATACCGACGCGACCTACGCCCCGGCCAGGATCTGGGGCGGCTGGGTCGGCACCGACACGCCGACCCCGATCACCTTCACCCTGACCAAGAGCGGCGGGCTGGGCACGCTCGAGCAGAACGTCACGCTGTATGGCAGGCTGGCGGCCGACGCCACGCTGGCTGCCCTGGCGGTGGGGCCGAACGACCTGACGTTCACCTCGGATTTCGGCGCCGGCAACGGCCTGATGCAATACATTTTCTTCCTGCTGCCGGCCACCGGATGCGCGCTGGGGCCGACCCTGCCGATCGTGTTCCAGGTGCGGGCCGCCGTGATCAACGATTGCAACATCAACGTCGGCAACCTGGCGTTCCCGAACAGCTCGCTACTCAACAGCAATGTACGCACGACGTCGACGATGTCGGTCCAGTGCAGCAAGAGCACGCCGTACCGGGTGGCGCTGTCGGCCGGTACCTACGGCGCCGCGACGACGGCGCGCAGGATGCGCAACGTCTCGACCACGGAATTGTTGAGTTATCAGATATCGAACACGCTCGACGGCGCCAGCTGGGGCGACGGCAGCGGCGGCACCACGATCGTCTCGGGCACGGGCACCGGCGGCACCCAGACCCAGACGGTGTACGGACTGGTGCCACCGCAGAGCACGCCGTCGCCGGGGGACTACAAGGACACCGTGACGGCCACGGTGGTGTTTTAA
- a CDS encoding helix-turn-helix transcriptional regulator, with the protein MKHTDFGRMPCPIARSLGKVGEWWSILILRDAFYGLSRFDEFEKSLKIAPNMLTRRLAGLVEGGLMERRQYSARPPRYEYLLTKAGRDFKPVLLAFIAWGNDHLAPEGASLLVVSRETGKPADQVLVDANSGLAINDEDYMFAPGPAASDTMRTRLIEISKHAS; encoded by the coding sequence ATGAAACATACCGATTTCGGCCGCATGCCTTGCCCTATCGCCCGCAGCCTGGGTAAAGTTGGCGAATGGTGGAGCATTTTGATCCTGCGCGACGCCTTCTACGGCCTGTCGCGTTTCGACGAATTTGAAAAGAGCCTGAAGATCGCCCCGAACATGCTGACCCGCCGCCTGGCCGGGCTGGTCGAGGGCGGCCTGATGGAGCGGCGCCAGTACAGCGCCCGTCCACCGCGCTATGAATATCTGCTGACCAAGGCCGGCCGCGACTTCAAGCCTGTGCTGCTGGCCTTCATCGCCTGGGGCAACGACCATTTGGCACCGGAAGGCGCCAGCCTGCTGGTGGTGAGCCGCGAAACCGGCAAACCGGCCGATCAGGTGCTGGTCGACGCCAACAGCGGCCTGGCCATCAACGACGAAGACTACATGTTCGCACCGGGGCCCGCCGCCAGCGACACCATGCGGACCCGTTTGATCGAGATCAGCAAGCACGCTTCCTGA
- a CDS encoding DUF4142 domain-containing protein, producing MNNKIRIAVAACAGLLAAGAATAQNLSKGDQRLLTSLAQANVNEVAAGNIALQKATSPEVKSFAQKMVDDHTKGLQEVQQVAQAKNVTLPAEPDAKHKKMADRLNALSGEEFDKSYIANAGVNDHKAAHKLVTDAQQKAKDPDIKALAAKLQPTIDQHMKTVPQLAAGKSDAPKTQ from the coding sequence ATGAACAACAAGATCAGGATCGCCGTCGCCGCGTGTGCGGGCTTGCTGGCCGCCGGTGCCGCCACCGCGCAAAATCTGAGCAAGGGCGACCAGCGACTCCTCACCAGCCTGGCCCAGGCCAACGTCAACGAGGTCGCCGCCGGCAACATCGCGCTGCAAAAAGCCACGTCGCCGGAGGTCAAGTCCTTCGCCCAGAAGATGGTCGACGACCACACCAAGGGCTTGCAGGAGGTGCAGCAGGTGGCGCAGGCCAAGAACGTGACCCTGCCCGCCGAACCCGACGCCAAGCACAAGAAGATGGCCGACCGGCTCAACGCGCTCAGCGGCGAGGAGTTCGACAAGAGCTACATCGCCAACGCGGGAGTCAACGACCACAAGGCCGCCCACAAGCTGGTTACCGACGCCCAGCAAAAGGCCAAGGATCCGGACATCAAGGCGCTGGCGGCCAAGTTGCAACCTACCATAGACCAGCATATGAAGACCGTGCCGCAGCTGGCGGCGGGCAAAAGCGACGCGCCTAAAACACAGTAA